The proteins below come from a single Bombus pyrosoma isolate SC7728 linkage group LG10, ASM1482585v1, whole genome shotgun sequence genomic window:
- the LOC122571326 gene encoding uncharacterized protein LOC122571326, protein MSKRKMENLLPSESNSSGKESFYEVYTNSDNSNEEEIRFPRNRNINRITSSDSDSGIDECNRSDTECNEDTVDEILQELVKNWSRILQEKKTDDTEKSTI, encoded by the coding sequence atgtcgaaaagaaaaatggaaaacttACTTCCCAGTGAGTCAAATAGTAGTggaaaagaaagcttttacgaggtTTACACAAATTCGGATAATAGCAATGAAGAAGAAATCAGATTTcctagaaatagaaatataaatagaattacatCGTCTGATTCTGATTCGGGTATTGATGAGTGCAATCGTAGTGATACGGAATGTAATGAAGATACTGTTGACGAGATTTTACAAGAATTGGTCAAGAATTGGTCaagaattttacaagaaaaaaaaactgaCGATACCGAGAAAAGTACAATTTAA
- the LOC122571324 gene encoding uncharacterized protein LOC122571324, which yields MDKLFDDNNKIKTVIANQTALIRKIVNSENLNHLEKSYNDVLKQQQANIDRFMLKIIMKLDTAVQTLHFQLDEILNVIILGKQAIISPQILDPDEFIENYAKTIGSQTYNTAISAKTEHLQFILDISDLKIFTIGGKIFFKIIVRLVSNTEWNILQDFHL from the exons ATGGACAAACTATTCGATGACAACAATAAAATCAAGACTGTAATAGCTAATCAGACAGCACTTATTAGGAAAATTGTAAACTCGGAAAACCTAAACCACCTAGAGAAatcatataacgatgtattaAAACAACAGCAGGCAAATATCGATAGATTTATGCTTAAAATCATTATGAAACTCGACACTGCGGTACAAACTTTACACTTTCAGTTAGACGAGATACTTAACGTCATAATATTAGGCAAACAGGCAATAATTAGCCCACAAATACTCGATCCCgatgaatttatagaaaactaCGCCAAAACGATAGGCAGCCAGACGTACAACACCGCGATCTCTGCCAAAACCGAACATCTTCAGTTTATACTCGACATCAGTGATCTTAAAATCTTCACAATAGGTggcaaaatattctttaaaatcatAGTACGTTTAGTCTCTAACACGGAATGGAATATATTACAG GACTTTCATTTATGA
- the LOC122571744 gene encoding uncharacterized protein LOC122571744 — MSIARNDRLGKIRPLFDKLERTYPKIFMPGEHIIIDETLHVLTPTAISNCRDKLKNLKQGATESVQFFNSRFRQWLNELNYAVQNENRTRTERRVAIDIGEREALKTYLLNLRYEIGQMVVASDPKNLNLVQQLAADREQWLREANRVANRPKIQSHNITSVSKRNTIDPRPQTFAQLPKKIPSRVNQTTENSEEAYLESTVSPSEDYYQLYCNEETEEESDSSSIPEQESTL; from the exons ATGTCGATTGCCCGTAATGATAGACTTGGAAAAATACGTCCACTTTTCGACAAACTGGAAAGGACGTatccaaaaatatttatgccTGGAGAACACATTATTATTGATGAAAC ACTACACGTATTAACACCAACAGCTATTAGCAATTGTAGGGACAAATTAAAGAATCTAAAACAAGGGGCGACAGAAAgtgtacaatttttcaactcCAGATTCCGACAATGGCTCaatgaattaaattacgcAGTTCAAAATGAAAACCGCACACGAACTGAACGACGCGTAGCTATAGATATTGGAGAACGCGAGGCACTTAAAACATATTTGCTCAACTTACGATACGAAATAGGACAGATGGTAGTAGCTAGCGATCCGAAGAACCTGAACCTTGTCCAACAACTAGCAGCTGATAGAGAACAATGGTTACGAGAAGCAAATCGTGTCGCCAACCGCCCAAAGATCCAATCTCACAACATTACATCAGTATCTAAGCGAAATACTATCGATCCACGACCACAAACTTTTGCTCAGTTACCTA AAAAGATTCCATCTCGAGTAAACCAAACAACAGAGAATTCAGAGGAAGCTTACCTAGAGTCAACTGTATCACCATCAGAAGATTACTATCAATTGTACTGCAACGAAGAGACGGAGGAAGAGTCAGATTCCTCATCGATACCGGAGCAGGAATCAACCTTATAG